The Virgibacillus sp. SK37 region TCATTTTAGTAGAAATAGCAATTGCTTCCGTAATCCTCGAAAGGTCATTTTTCATTAGCACGATATCTGCAGTCTCCATTGCTACGTCAGTTCCTTCTCCCATTGCAATTCCGACGTTAGCACTTGCTAATGCTGGAGCATCGTTAATTCCATCTCCCACCATAGAGACATTCTTGTATTGCGCTCGTAACTGCTTTACATGAGTAACTTTTTCTTCCGGTAAACAGTTAGCTATATAACTGTTTATCCCAGCTTCTTCAGCAATTATTTTGGCAGTAAGCTCATTGTCACCAGTTAACATAATTGTAGTTATACCATGCTTTTTTAATAAGGATATTGCATTCTTTGCATCTTTTCTTATCGTATCCTTTAGTGCGAAAACTGCCTGGATTTCCTTATTCTTCTTGGCAAAAACGATTGTTTTCCCCTGATTTGCCAGCTTATTTGCTATTCCATCACGGAAGTTCATCGCCTCTTCTTTACCAACGAAGTTCGATTTACCAACCTTCCAGTGATCACCTTCGACTATAGCTGATACCCCATTTCCACTGAATGTTGTCATATCAGAGACTTCAGATGCTAAATTATCAAAACCTTTTTCTTTCGTAAATTGTACGATGGACGTTGCTAATGGGTGAGTGGAATACTTTTCAATTGCAGCTACGACCTGCAATGTTTCCTTTTCGCTTTCATCTTCCTTATAAAAAGCTTCTGTTACAACTGGCTTCCCATTCGTCAATGTACCCGTTTTATCAAATGCTACTGCTTTTATATGGCTTAGATTTTCAACATGCACACCGCCCTTAAATAATACACCGTTTTTTGCACTATTAGAGATTGCTGATAAAGTTGCCGGCATAATAGAGGCAACCAAGGCACAAGGTGATGCAACAACAAGTAAGATCATTGCTCTATATATGCTTTCCGATAATGTCCAATTAAACAATAGATATGGTAAGAACATCATAAGGATAACGACAGCTAAAACAATTTTTACATAGATCCCCTCAAATCTTTCAATAAATAACTGGGAGGGTGACTTTTCATCCTGTGCCTGTTGTACAAGATCAATTATTTTTTGGAATAATGTTTCGTTTGCCGGTTTTGTAATTTCTATTGTGATGGTTCCATTCAGTGCCACTGTTCCTGCGTACACATCTGCATCCTGTGTCTTTTCCGCGGGAAGAGATTCACCGGTTATGGCACTTTCATCTATGGAAGTTGTTCCTTTACTTATTTTTCCGTCGGCGGGTATGCGTTCCCCCGCACGTATGATAACGGTGTCTTTAACCTGTAATGTGCGCACAGGAACTTTCTTTTCTACTCCATTCTTTATGATAACTGCTTCCTCTGGTTGTAAATTCATAAGAGAGGAAATTTCTTTGTTGCTTTTGTTAAGCGTATAGGTTTCTAATGCACCAGATAATGCAAATATGAAGATTAGAATGGCTCCCTCTGTCCAATAGCCAATAATGGCTGAGCCAATTGCTGCAAAAATCATTAACATTTCAACATTTAATTCTTTGTTGGTGATTGTTTCTGTAATGCCTTCCTTTGCTTTAGCATAACCACCAATAATAAATGCGAGTAGGTGGAGAATTACGAAAGCAGTACTGGTTAAATGAGACTCAAACATCCAAGCAAAAAGAATTACGATACCACTGATTAGCGCGGCAATCAACTCTTTATGTTCCTTCATCTTGATAAAGGGTTTCTTATTCAACAAATTTCTTTTAAACTGGTTTTGTTTTAAATTGTAAATCGAATCTGCCTCTGTAGTCATCCCAGCACCTCCATTTTACTATTCATATGATAATTACAGTGAGAATGATTATTATTTATAATTATTATAAATTAATACTTATTATTATATTATCATGAGGTAGGAAAAAGTCAAGATAATAATCGTCTTTTTTAAATAAAACCATAGAGGAAGAGAAGGTAATTTTAGAGGATCATTAGGGTTATTCAGATCAGTATATAAAAAAACCGGTTAGCACGATGTCTAACCGGTTTGTTCACCTATAGAAGAGGTATTTGCTTTTTTAAAATAAATGGCTCCCATAATCAGAAGCAAGATGGTCATAATTAAATAAAAAAAGGATAGATCAGGGAAAAGTTCAACATATAATCCTCCCAGGAATGGGCCACTAATACTTCCAAGACTAAAGGTTACACCTACCATTAGGTTACCAGCGGGAAGTAATTCTCCTGGAAGTAAATCTGTCATATAAGAAATACCTAAGGAGAACAACGAACCAACAAACATTCCCGACAAGGTGAATAAAATGAACAGCCCTACAACAGAAGTTTCTAATAATGCTGCTAAACCAAAAGTAATAACTCCACCAGCTAAAACGAATAATAAGACTGGTTTCCTTCCTAGTCGATCACTAAGAATGCCTAAAGGAAGTTGTGTGATAAGACTTCCAAATGCAAAGCAGGGAATAATTAAAGAAAGCATGTTCACATCATGACCTATTCTTAGACCATATACTGGAAAAATACCATGTAAAGATGCTTCAAGGAATCCATAACCAAATCCTGGTAATAATGCAATCCAGGCAATCTTCCCTGTCTGAATAAATCTTCCAATGGAGCTTGTAGTAGTAACTGTTTCCATATCATTCTCGGGCCACATATTTTTCACAAAAAACATCATAGACCAAACCAGCAAACTTAGCCCCGCTGAAGCTAGGAATGGTAATGCCTCATTAACGGATAACATTCTGGTCATCAATGGACCTAAAGCAAATCCCAGACCGAAGAAAAGACCATAATAAGCGATACTTCTACCTCGGGTTTCCTTCGTAGCTGTAGTGGTAATCCATGTTTGGGTTCCGAAATGCAGCATCTGATCCCCAACACCAATAAGCATTCGAAGTATAAACCAAAACCATAAGGCTTCCCAAAATGGAAAAAGAGCCAACGATAAAAATACGAGCATACCCCCAATAAGGATTATTGGTTTAAAGCCCAATCTTCTCATAGGTTTTTCCATGAAAGGGGAGGCCAGAATGACACCAATATACAATCCAGTAGCATGCAATCCATTTACAGAAGAAGATATTCCACCATGCTCAAGAATAATAGCTAGAAGAGGTAGAAGCATTCCTTGTGAAAAACCGGAAATTGTAACAAGTGATATTAATATCCAAAAACGTGTTTTTGCAGATACCATGTTTATGTTCCCCACCTTTATCTGTCCTCTAATCTAATTGGTTTTTTTCTGCAAGTCAATGATCAAACAAGTAATTCGTAAAATAATAGGTTATTATGGTACAAAGAATATATAAGATAAGATTTACCTTAGGAGGATGTAAAATATGAAATTAGTGATGAAGGAAAATGGATTGAGAACTGAATTAGAGTATGGTGTTTTAGATATATCCGGGAATGAAGAATATGGATTTCGCCCGTATCAGCTAATGGTTGCTTCCATAGCTGGTTGCAGTGGTTCTGTTTTTCGTAAAATTTTAGAAAAACAACGCACAGAAGTAGATGACATGCAAATAACCGCTGAAGTGGAGAGAAATCCCGAGGAAGCAAATCGCATAGAAAAGATTACGTTAAACTTTAAAGTTCAAGGAAAGAATCTGGATCCAGCCAAATTGCAAAAAAACCTGGAAATCTCTCGTAAAAATTGCTCAATGGTCCGTTCTGTAGAAGGAAGTATTCAAATTGAAGAAAATATAGAAACAATTGAATTAAGCAATTAAGCTGTATTTAAACGTATAAAATTCATATGTCCGAAAAAACTATAGGAAAAAGGAAGGGATATGGACATATGAAATGGAATAATAAAATAGTCTTGCTTTTGTTTACTATTGCACTGCTTTTCCCTGGATCCACGCTTGCTGCTGAAAAGAAGGAAAAGTCAAAAGAGGAATATGAAATTCCCAGTCACGTATTAAATATCTCAAAGGAAAATACCTTTCCGAATTCCACAGAAGATCAAGAGGTTATCGAACCTAGTGAATTGGCAAAGGAATTAATGGATGAGGTAAAGGTACCGATAAAGAATCCAGATTTGATTAAAATGCTCAACGAAAGTACGATTAAGCCGTCACCAATTGCTATTGGATATCGAGGTATGATCTATCTCGGACGCTGGCCATTGAATTATCATTCTTCAGAAACAACAATAAATTGGGAGTATCAGCCAATAAATGAAAACGAGTTGAATAATCTTGGTGGGGATACCGACCAAAAATTAAACTATGTACAACAAGAGCAGAAAGAAATAAAAGGTGCCTTGACGAATAAAATTGCTAACCCTGACGATGTGAAAAAAATGATGTTACTTACATCTAAAGACAAAACGAAGCTACCGCTTTCGTATGAAACCATTATCGGAAAGAACACAAAAAAGAGCAATTCCTATAATGTGCCAGTAAAAAAGCTTGGTGAATTGGAGACTTATGCACCTGCTGTTAATGAAAAAGGGCAAGTAACTTTTGGAGAAGTCTATTTGGAATTAAAAGGCTCCAAAAAAGCACTTGTTATCAAAAATGTAACAAAGCAAGGAATCGGTGCATGGATTCCAATTCAGGATCACGTCTCATTTTCCTATAGTCTGAAATAAGTCCCCAGAATTTCCTGGGGTTTTTTTGTTGATATAGTTTAGATTTTTACATACTTTAGCTCTGCAGCTGATTAATCTTATGTGCGGCGAATACTTCCGCTCTGCAGCGGATATTCCAGCTCTGCTGCCGATAGTTTTGTCGGTAGTTAGCAGTTTACTCCAACTCTGTACATGAAATTGTATAAATAATGTTTTATCCACTCCCCTCCTGAAAGACTTCTTTTCTCATGAACAAAAAATCAAACATACCGCACACATATAATATTTACAAATACATCCATTTAAGAAAAAGGGTTGATTTTAACACTTTAATACTTTATCATAGTGAAGTATTAAATGATTTATAAATTTTACTGAACTGAATGTAGGGGGAAGAATAATGGAATGGGTTGTTGTTGTATCC contains the following coding sequences:
- a CDS encoding heavy metal translocating P-type ATPase translates to MTTEADSIYNLKQNQFKRNLLNKKPFIKMKEHKELIAALISGIVILFAWMFESHLTSTAFVILHLLAFIIGGYAKAKEGITETITNKELNVEMLMIFAAIGSAIIGYWTEGAILIFIFALSGALETYTLNKSNKEISSLMNLQPEEAVIIKNGVEKKVPVRTLQVKDTVIIRAGERIPADGKISKGTTSIDESAITGESLPAEKTQDADVYAGTVALNGTITIEITKPANETLFQKIIDLVQQAQDEKSPSQLFIERFEGIYVKIVLAVVILMMFLPYLLFNWTLSESIYRAMILLVVASPCALVASIMPATLSAISNSAKNGVLFKGGVHVENLSHIKAVAFDKTGTLTNGKPVVTEAFYKEDESEKETLQVVAAIEKYSTHPLATSIVQFTKEKGFDNLASEVSDMTTFSGNGVSAIVEGDHWKVGKSNFVGKEEAMNFRDGIANKLANQGKTIVFAKKNKEIQAVFALKDTIRKDAKNAISLLKKHGITTIMLTGDNELTAKIIAEEAGINSYIANCLPEEKVTHVKQLRAQYKNVSMVGDGINDAPALASANVGIAMGEGTDVAMETADIVLMKNDLSRITEAIAISTKMNKIIKQNVFFSLSIIIILIFSNFFQLLDLPLGVIGHEGSTILVILNGLRLLK
- a CDS encoding MFS transporter, translated to MVSAKTRFWILISLVTISGFSQGMLLPLLAIILEHGGISSSVNGLHATGLYIGVILASPFMEKPMRRLGFKPIILIGGMLVFLSLALFPFWEALWFWFILRMLIGVGDQMLHFGTQTWITTTATKETRGRSIAYYGLFFGLGFALGPLMTRMLSVNEALPFLASAGLSLLVWSMMFFVKNMWPENDMETVTTTSSIGRFIQTGKIAWIALLPGFGYGFLEASLHGIFPVYGLRIGHDVNMLSLIIPCFAFGSLITQLPLGILSDRLGRKPVLLFVLAGGVITFGLAALLETSVVGLFILFTLSGMFVGSLFSLGISYMTDLLPGELLPAGNLMVGVTFSLGSISGPFLGGLYVELFPDLSFFYLIMTILLLIMGAIYFKKANTSSIGEQTG
- a CDS encoding OsmC family protein; the encoded protein is MKLVMKENGLRTELEYGVLDISGNEEYGFRPYQLMVASIAGCSGSVFRKILEKQRTEVDDMQITAEVERNPEEANRIEKITLNFKVQGKNLDPAKLQKNLEISRKNCSMVRSVEGSIQIEENIETIELSN
- a CDS encoding YfkD famly protein, translating into MKWNNKIVLLLFTIALLFPGSTLAAEKKEKSKEEYEIPSHVLNISKENTFPNSTEDQEVIEPSELAKELMDEVKVPIKNPDLIKMLNESTIKPSPIAIGYRGMIYLGRWPLNYHSSETTINWEYQPINENELNNLGGDTDQKLNYVQQEQKEIKGALTNKIANPDDVKKMMLLTSKDKTKLPLSYETIIGKNTKKSNSYNVPVKKLGELETYAPAVNEKGQVTFGEVYLELKGSKKALVIKNVTKQGIGAWIPIQDHVSFSYSLK